In a genomic window of Acidobacteriota bacterium:
- a CDS encoding class I SAM-dependent methyltransferase gives MSRPDKTIFRALDDILAGFDVSHDFGRREAYEASIDYARKNLIDHPQRDEFVAQAAQRLGFVATSFDAILARRRLTRGTWLDVWISDIDEEVAVTGTREGIQYLIDLLVRLRDSDSSGEHFHLDRGAIPMTDVSANLILFKEDESWFTDEDATGSFEPYPQREIDPANVHALQIIHFPPEDYPLSANRLYRVIDVAPGDPDDDRCKELPGGDPSRYFKFRFTGDEGEPTEFTFHLDDPGLNFFTHREIMGLALKSID, from the coding sequence ATGTCCCGCCCCGACAAGACAATCTTTCGAGCTCTCGACGACATCCTTGCCGGATTCGACGTAAGCCACGATTTCGGCCGGAGGGAGGCGTACGAGGCGTCGATCGACTACGCTCGCAAGAACCTGATCGATCATCCGCAACGAGACGAGTTCGTCGCGCAGGCCGCGCAGCGGCTCGGGTTCGTCGCCACGTCATTCGACGCGATCCTCGCCAGAAGACGCCTCACCCGTGGGACCTGGCTCGACGTCTGGATCTCCGACATCGACGAAGAGGTCGCAGTCACGGGGACACGCGAAGGGATTCAGTATCTGATCGATCTCTTGGTACGTCTCAGAGACTCCGATTCGTCCGGTGAGCACTTCCACCTCGATCGCGGGGCGATACCGATGACCGATGTTTCCGCGAACCTGATTCTGTTCAAGGAAGACGAAAGCTGGTTCACCGACGAGGATGCGACGGGATCATTCGAGCCGTATCCCCAACGGGAGATCGATCCGGCGAACGTCCATGCCCTTCAGATCATCCACTTTCCGCCGGAGGATTATCCACTTTCGGCGAATCGCCTCTATCGCGTGATCGACGTGGCGCCGGGAGACCCCGACGACGACCGTTGCAAGGAGCTCCCCGGCGGTGATCCGTCGCGGTATTTCAAGTTCCGGTTTACCGGCGACGAGGGAGAGCCGACCGAGTTCACTTTTCATCTCGACGACCCGGGGCTGAACTTCTTCACGCACCGCGAGATCATGGGGCTCGCGTTGAAGTCCATCGATTGA
- a CDS encoding bacterioferritin, with product MTPSSDSKRSKPFLADIEAIRKRARQHIGQGSVTDAYKADRETVLRLLNEALATELVCILRYKRHYYLAKGIHAESVAAEFLEHANEEQMHADSIASRIVQLGGKPNFDPDGLASRSHSDYHAGDDLVEMMKEDLVAERIAIETYSEMIRYIGDDDPVTRHMLVEILANEEEHADDLASLLEGIDDKWRRPGRA from the coding sequence GTGACGCCGTCGAGCGACTCGAAGCGCTCAAAGCCCTTTCTCGCAGATATCGAGGCGATTCGGAAGAGGGCGCGACAGCACATCGGCCAGGGTTCCGTGACGGACGCCTACAAGGCCGATCGAGAGACGGTGCTGCGACTGCTGAACGAAGCGCTGGCGACCGAGCTCGTGTGCATTCTTCGTTACAAGCGTCATTATTACCTCGCCAAGGGGATTCATGCCGAATCCGTCGCGGCGGAGTTTCTCGAGCATGCGAATGAAGAGCAGATGCATGCGGACTCGATCGCCTCGAGAATCGTTCAGCTCGGAGGCAAGCCGAATTTCGATCCGGATGGCCTGGCGAGCCGGTCGCATTCCGACTATCACGCCGGAGATGATCTGGTGGAGATGATGAAGGAGGACCTCGTCGCCGAGCGGATCGCGATCGAGACCTACTCCGAGATGATCCGTTACATCGGCGACGATGATCCCGTGACCAGGCACATGCTCGTCGAGATCCTGGCGAACGAGGAGGAGCATGCAGACGATCTGGCGAGCCTGCTCGAGGGAATCGACGATAAGTGGAGACGGCCCGGGAGGGCTTGA
- a CDS encoding cation:proton antiporter — MTLPESFLFVPGLAAVTEGEATNGTMGVGQFLLVLIAIYASAKLFGELAERIGQPAVLGELVAGLVVGISGLGLVNPADHTIHLLSELGVILLLFMIGLETDLGKLLEVGVSSALVALVGVAAPFAAGYFTAHALGLPTLVAVFMGAALTATSVGITARVLSDLGHLHARESQVILGAAVIDDILGLIILTVVSALARGEDLGPVAVTRITLIAFGFVIVAIVLGNFLAPFLIRLIARLRVAKALFFASIMFAFALAYLAELAGSALIIGAFAAGLVLAKTDRAPQIEREVHDLAQFFIPIFFVSVGAAIDLRTMNPFNPEMRQFVVVGVVLTLVAILGKVISGWAAVGKGLRKLVIGVGMVPRGEVGLIFAQIGLTVGILNAGLYSSVAMMVIVTTFIVPPMLRKLLRAQPPSGPPTGNLSRITSDAPQDYPR; from the coding sequence ATGACACTGCCAGAGTCATTCCTTTTCGTGCCGGGCCTTGCAGCCGTGACCGAGGGCGAAGCAACCAATGGAACGATGGGAGTGGGCCAGTTTCTCCTGGTTCTGATTGCGATTTATGCGTCGGCAAAACTCTTTGGTGAGCTGGCCGAGCGAATCGGCCAGCCTGCGGTGCTGGGAGAGCTGGTGGCCGGGCTGGTAGTGGGTATTTCCGGCCTGGGGCTGGTCAACCCTGCCGATCATACGATCCATCTCCTCTCAGAGCTCGGAGTCATTCTTCTTCTTTTCATGATCGGCCTCGAGACGGATCTCGGGAAGCTCCTGGAAGTAGGGGTTTCGTCGGCGCTCGTCGCGCTCGTGGGGGTCGCAGCGCCCTTCGCTGCCGGATACTTTACCGCTCACGCGCTCGGTCTCCCGACGCTGGTTGCAGTTTTCATGGGTGCTGCGCTGACGGCGACGTCGGTGGGGATCACGGCCCGGGTGCTGTCCGATCTGGGGCACCTCCATGCCCGGGAGAGCCAGGTCATTCTCGGGGCGGCGGTCATCGACGACATTCTCGGCCTGATCATCCTGACTGTGGTCAGCGCACTGGCTCGCGGCGAGGATCTCGGCCCAGTCGCGGTCACCAGGATCACGCTGATCGCGTTCGGATTCGTCATCGTCGCGATCGTGCTGGGTAACTTCCTTGCGCCGTTTCTGATTCGGTTGATTGCAAGGCTTCGGGTTGCAAAGGCTCTGTTCTTCGCGTCGATCATGTTCGCGTTCGCACTTGCCTACCTCGCCGAGCTGGCGGGTTCGGCGCTGATCATCGGGGCATTTGCAGCCGGGCTGGTTCTGGCAAAAACCGACAGGGCGCCACAGATCGAAAGGGAAGTACACGACCTCGCGCAGTTTTTCATTCCGATCTTCTTCGTGTCGGTCGGTGCGGCGATCGACCTGAGGACGATGAATCCCTTCAATCCTGAGATGAGGCAGTTCGTCGTCGTGGGCGTCGTTCTCACGCTCGTCGCGATCCTCGGAAAGGTCATTTCCGGCTGGGCTGCGGTCGGTAAGGGGCTGCGTAAGCTGGTGATCGGAGTCGGGATGGTACCGCGAGGAGAAGTCGGACTGATCTTCGCGCAGATCGGCCTGACGGTCGGCATTCTCAACGCCGGCCTGTACAGCTCGGTTGCCATGATGGTGATCGTGACGACATTCATCGTGCCACCGATGCTTCGGAAGTTGCTCAGAGCCCAACCGCCCAGTGGGCCGCCAACCGGAAATCTGAGCCGCATTACCTCTGACGCCCCACAGGACTACCCGCGGTGA
- a CDS encoding LytTR family transcriptional regulator gives MDRGRLKFLAHVSDGLRQAIDANDVVLVEAEADETRIILASGPAIRDVRSIAETEAILASEANFLRVHRSYLVNLDHLHQVRRRNQGRDWECVMSTDGGAVVPVSRDRYTSLLERFRG, from the coding sequence ATGGACAGAGGACGACTGAAGTTTCTTGCGCACGTGAGTGATGGCTTGCGCCAGGCAATCGACGCGAATGACGTCGTCCTGGTCGAAGCGGAGGCGGATGAGACCCGCATCATTCTCGCCTCCGGTCCCGCCATCCGAGACGTCCGCTCGATCGCGGAGACCGAGGCGATTCTCGCCTCCGAAGCCAACTTTCTCCGCGTTCACCGGAGCTATCTCGTCAATCTCGATCACCTCCACCAGGTGCGGCGCCGGAATCAGGGCCGCGACTGGGAGTGCGTGATGTCGACCGACGGAGGCGCCGTCGTTCCCGTCAGCCGCGATCGCTATACCTCACTGCTCGAGCGCTTCCGAGGCTGA